The Diospyros lotus cultivar Yz01 chromosome 15, ASM1463336v1, whole genome shotgun sequence genome has a window encoding:
- the LOC127791654 gene encoding uncharacterized protein LOC127791654, translating into MGEEIVDQRNGQARALRDYAMPSIQETPSGITRPSIGANNFEIKPAIIQMIQISVQFSGLPNDDPNAHIANFLEICDTFKQNGVSNDAIRLRLFPFSLRDKAKYWLNSLPAGSITTWDDLAQKFLNKFFPPAKTTKMRNDKTNFMITIDAAAGGALMGKEIDEAYNLLDEMANNSYQWSSERSMPRRTTGVHEIDVMTSLNAKVCEICAGPHVTHECQAEISFIPQLSEQVNYVANQGGRQFNPNAKTLTIQDGGITPTFHGPTIRMC; encoded by the exons ATGGGAGAGGAAATTGTGGATCAAAGGAATGGGCAAGCTAGAGCTTTAAGGGATTATGCTATGCCCTCTATTCAAGAAACACCCTCCGGCATCACCAGACCAAGCATAGGggcaaataattttgagattaagccagctattattcaaatgattcaaatctCTGTTCAATTTAGCGGGTTACCGAACGATGACCCCAATGCTCACATAGCTAATTTTTTAGAGATTTGTGATACTTTTAAGCAAAATGGTGTCTCTAATGATGCAATTAGACTTAGgctatttcctttttcattaaGAGATAAAGCTAAGTATTGGTTGAACTCTTTGCCTGCAGGGTCCATTACAACATGGGATGATTTGGCACAgaaatttctcaataaattctTTCCACCTGCGAAAACTACAAAGATGAGGAATGATAAAACCAATTTCAT gattactaTTGATGCAGCTGCAGGAGGAGCTTTAATGGGAAAAGAGATTGATGAAGCGTATAACCTTCTAGATGAGATGGCCAACAATAGCTATCAATGGTCATCTGAAAGATCTATGCCAAGAAGAACAACTGGAGTACATGAGATTGATGTGATGACATCATTGAATGCAAAG GTATGTGAGATTTGTGCGGGTCCTCATGTTACCCATGAGTGTCAAGCCGAGATATCTTTTATACCTCAACTATCTGAGCAAGTCAACTATGTGGCTAatcaaggaggaagacaatttAATCCCAATGCAAAAACACTTACAATCCAGGATGGAGGAATCACCCCAACTTTTCATGGTCCAACAATCAGAATGTGTTGA